One window from the genome of Thermaerobacter marianensis DSM 12885 encodes:
- a CDS encoding HNH endonuclease: MAWIESHQSLKDHPKTRRLARRLGISVPAAIGHLHCLWWWALEYAQDGSLAQYDADDIADAMMWDGDSQQLVQALVHAGFLDETGDGLRIHDWRDYAGRLIEQRERAAARKREMRQAYEDGVIDQVRARDGSICRYCGKTVNWKDRRGPDGGTYDHIDPNGPSTVDNLVVCCRSCHSRKGARTPQEAGMRLLPPGKHQVRSRSVPDPNQNGTGTNLPTVTVTQTGEENNPPPPLRGASPHGGDARPADRGATNPPDEQSGRVRRMIPHEAIKDAWNEICGAAGLPRVQVLSAKRRQYLTARCTELARYFGEQVYTVDWWRGVFHRVRGSPFCMGAGGRGWRATFDWLIERREAVVRLIEGHYDRVADAQTAFERTREQFQPGRTDEDFAGWRKRGGGST, translated from the coding sequence GTGGCCTGGATCGAGAGCCATCAAAGCCTGAAAGACCACCCGAAGACGAGACGTCTTGCGCGGCGCCTGGGTATTAGCGTGCCGGCAGCCATTGGGCATCTGCACTGCCTGTGGTGGTGGGCCCTCGAGTATGCGCAGGACGGGAGCCTCGCCCAGTACGACGCCGATGACATCGCCGACGCCATGATGTGGGACGGCGACAGCCAGCAGCTCGTCCAGGCCCTCGTGCATGCCGGATTCCTCGATGAGACGGGGGATGGCCTCCGCATCCATGATTGGCGGGATTACGCAGGTCGACTGATCGAGCAGCGCGAGCGGGCGGCAGCCCGCAAGCGTGAAATGCGCCAGGCCTACGAGGACGGCGTGATCGACCAGGTCCGCGCTCGAGACGGAAGCATCTGCCGTTACTGCGGCAAGACGGTGAACTGGAAGGACCGGCGAGGGCCTGATGGCGGTACGTATGATCACATCGACCCCAATGGTCCGAGCACGGTCGACAACTTGGTCGTATGCTGCCGCTCATGCCATTCACGAAAGGGGGCACGGACACCCCAAGAGGCGGGTATGCGGTTGCTGCCGCCAGGTAAGCACCAGGTTCGTTCTAGGTCTGTACCAGATCCGAACCAGAACGGAACTGGAACAAACCTGCCTACAGTAACCGTAACCCAAACCGGAGAAGAAAATAACCCCCCTCCCCCCTTACGGGGGGCTTCCCCCCACGGGGGGGACGCCCGGCCCGCAGATCGTGGCGCCACCAACCCGCCGGACGAGCAGAGCGGCCGCGTGCGCCGGATGATCCCCCACGAGGCGATCAAGGACGCCTGGAACGAGATCTGCGGCGCCGCCGGCCTGCCCCGGGTGCAGGTTCTCAGCGCCAAGCGGAGGCAGTACCTGACGGCCCGCTGTACGGAGCTGGCACGCTACTTCGGCGAGCAGGTCTACACGGTGGACTGGTGGCGCGGCGTGTTCCACCGCGTGCGCGGCAGCCCATTCTGCATGGGCGCTGGCGGACGCGGGTGGCGTGCCACGTTCGACTGGTTGATCGAGCGCCGCGAGGCGGTGGTCCGCCTCATCGAGGGTCACTACGACCGGGTGGCTGATGCGCAGACGGCGTTCGAGCGCACGCGCGAGCAGTTCCAGCCCGGCCGGACGGACGAGGACTTCGCAGGCTGGCGAAAGCGCGGGGGTGGATCGACGTGA
- a CDS encoding ATP-binding protein, with product MNAAEWFERTYGVPAPRLVYALPTEVAMVTHLYCPDCPGLDHCRSPVRGMQCHYCPEESHEYPVFRWQPCPHELMRIVDEHLGRRFARRQFATFRRTPANEEAYWRARAYVEAYVPGETGTGLIFVGPPGTGKTHLAAATLREIVRTRGERDFAWVHVPSKLDRLEAYAERRLLVLDDLTGTTWSPQAQRQLYVLINRRYEAELPTIVTANMGKERMERLFGADLVDRLNEMCEPCMTGGVSWRSVA from the coding sequence GTGAACGCGGCGGAGTGGTTCGAGCGGACGTACGGTGTGCCCGCCCCTCGGCTCGTCTACGCCCTGCCCACCGAGGTGGCGATGGTCACGCATCTCTACTGCCCGGACTGCCCGGGTCTGGACCACTGCCGGTCACCCGTCCGTGGCATGCAGTGCCACTACTGCCCCGAGGAGTCGCATGAGTATCCCGTTTTTCGCTGGCAGCCGTGTCCGCACGAGCTCATGCGGATCGTGGACGAGCACCTGGGCCGGCGGTTCGCCAGGCGCCAGTTCGCCACGTTCCGTCGGACGCCGGCCAACGAGGAGGCGTACTGGCGGGCCCGGGCATACGTGGAGGCCTACGTACCGGGCGAGACCGGAACCGGGCTCATTTTCGTCGGCCCGCCCGGGACCGGGAAGACCCACCTTGCGGCGGCCACGTTGCGCGAGATCGTGCGGACCCGCGGGGAGAGGGACTTCGCCTGGGTGCACGTGCCGTCGAAGCTGGACCGCCTGGAGGCGTATGCGGAACGGCGCTTGCTGGTCCTCGACGACCTGACGGGAACGACGTGGAGCCCCCAGGCGCAGCGCCAGCTCTATGTGCTCATCAACCGCCGGTACGAGGCCGAGTTGCCGACCATCGTGACGGCCAACATGGGCAAGGAGCGCATGGAGCGCCTGTTCGGTGCCGACCTTGTGGACCGGCTGAACGAGATGTGCGAGCCGTGCATGACAGGCGGAGTGTCGTGGCGATCCGTGGCGTGA
- a CDS encoding VRR-NUC domain-containing protein, with product MPRELTMMDEHEMQGCGVMPVRRMTLPIPTEDEEQRVVVQWLQLHGILFAHVPNGGYRRRVEAAIFRGLGVQPGVPDLLIFDPPPAAPDRRGVALELKRRQGGRLTEPQRQWLEALRARGWYATVCRGADEAIETLERLGYGRRSA from the coding sequence ATGCCTCGCGAGTTGACCATGATGGACGAGCACGAAATGCAGGGGTGCGGCGTGATGCCGGTGCGGCGTATGACCCTGCCTATCCCGACGGAGGACGAAGAACAGCGGGTCGTGGTGCAGTGGCTGCAGTTGCACGGCATCCTGTTTGCCCATGTACCCAACGGCGGCTACCGGCGGAGGGTCGAGGCGGCCATCTTTCGGGGCCTCGGGGTCCAGCCCGGGGTGCCGGACCTGCTCATATTCGACCCGCCGCCGGCGGCGCCGGACCGTCGTGGGGTGGCGCTGGAACTAAAGCGCCGCCAGGGCGGTCGGCTCACTGAGCCGCAGCGGCAGTGGCTCGAGGCCCTGCGGGCGCGGGGATGGTATGCGACGGTCTGCCGCGGAGCGGACGAGGCGATCGAGACGCTGGAGCGGCTGGGGTATGGGAGGCGATCAGCGTGA
- a CDS encoding DUF2292 domain-containing protein, which translates to MEWRDESRPCERVDGDPSERARIKALARVEAALRQLRYGRVVVTVQDGRPMIVEVVEQEKIA; encoded by the coding sequence ATGGAATGGCGGGATGAATCTCGCCCATGCGAGCGAGTAGACGGAGACCCAAGCGAGCGGGCGCGGATAAAGGCGCTGGCGCGGGTGGAGGCAGCGCTTCGACAATTGCGATATGGGCGGGTCGTCGTAACGGTCCAGGACGGTCGCCCGATGATCGTGGAGGTCGTTGAACAAGAGAAGATAGCCTGA
- a CDS encoding sigma factor-like helix-turn-helix DNA-binding protein — MWPDLQPLIEEYRDSLRRVRRAWERATEPADRQIMSSMARDLEWTIEYMRTGWPPQPDERSRSWRKARVVPVDPLVMQAIVWQHNRIVERAAMHGVDLTVFDRPERHRTTAAERSALEAVLQDLTAEERDVFVLIAGNRYSEREAARLMGRSQTWVRLRYGSAYRKVMERARGITAALISERDSRAGGGGHGPHAARPGRAS; from the coding sequence TTGTGGCCGGATCTCCAGCCCCTGATCGAGGAGTACAGGGACAGCCTGCGCCGGGTGCGGAGGGCGTGGGAGCGGGCGACGGAGCCGGCTGACCGGCAGATCATGTCGAGCATGGCCCGCGACCTCGAGTGGACCATTGAGTACATGCGGACCGGCTGGCCGCCCCAGCCCGACGAGCGGAGCCGGTCATGGCGGAAGGCCCGGGTAGTGCCCGTCGATCCGCTGGTCATGCAGGCGATCGTGTGGCAGCACAACCGCATTGTGGAGCGGGCCGCGATGCACGGTGTGGACCTGACCGTGTTCGATCGCCCCGAGCGCCACCGGACGACGGCCGCCGAGCGCTCGGCCCTCGAGGCCGTGCTGCAAGACCTGACGGCGGAGGAGCGCGACGTCTTCGTGCTGATCGCCGGCAACCGGTACTCCGAGCGCGAGGCGGCCCGGCTGATGGGGCGCAGCCAGACGTGGGTGCGGCTCCGGTACGGTTCCGCCTACCGCAAGGTGATGGAGCGGGCCCGAGGAATCACCGCGGCCCTTATTAGTGAGAGGGACTCTCGGGCAGGGGGTGGTGGCCATGGCCCGCACGCAGCGCGTCCCGGACGAGCATCGTAG
- a CDS encoding helix-turn-helix domain-containing protein — protein MARTQRVPDEHRREIAEALVAGASAAELARQYGYHRATIYRIAREAGINMVDVRTQQATRARRDYDKARRLQLLNQGFEAAAAILPEIRKPHQLRDWAIAVATLVDKRRLEDGEATERTEVSSVGARERLAERLDELARRRLAREQTGRAAG, from the coding sequence ATGGCCCGCACGCAGCGCGTCCCGGACGAGCATCGTAGGGAGATTGCGGAGGCCTTGGTAGCGGGCGCGTCGGCGGCCGAGCTGGCCCGGCAGTACGGCTACCACCGGGCCACGATCTACCGGATCGCCCGAGAGGCGGGCATCAACATGGTCGACGTTCGCACCCAGCAGGCCACACGGGCCCGCCGCGACTACGACAAGGCCCGTCGGCTCCAGCTCCTGAACCAGGGGTTCGAGGCCGCGGCCGCCATCCTGCCCGAGATCCGCAAGCCGCACCAGCTCAGGGACTGGGCGATCGCTGTTGCGACGCTCGTGGACAAGCGGCGCCTCGAGGACGGCGAGGCCACGGAGCGGACCGAGGTGTCCAGCGTTGGGGCGCGAGAACGCCTTGCCGAAAGGCTCGACGAGCTCGCCCGGCGGCGACTCGCTCGCGAGCAGACTGGCCGCGCTGCCGGCTGA